CCACCACTCCCAGGCCCTTCCTAACTGCTTCTGCAAAGGACCCAAAAGCAGTCCCTTCCTTTGGAGAACTCCTCACCACAACAGGGGGAACCACTCCCCTAACCTCAGAAGAGGGGACAATTCCTAGAAAATGAAGCTTCTTCACCAAAACAGACCATCCCCCAAGATGGCCCCTCCCTTGAGGGAAGATCAACAAAAACCTCTTCGCCTCTTCAGTTATaactaaacaaaacaaaaacctcCCGGCCCCATTTGAACGCATCTCCAGATTGAACTTCCTCTGACCCTCCTCCCAAGACTTTTTCTACCTCGCTAAGACTTCATCTCTGTAGCAAGTTTTCACCCCTTCCAACAGGCAGCGTAAACAACTCTCTGAACCTAATCCAGTCTGAGAGATCTCTTCCTCTTTCCTCAATAATGCCTCTTAACTACTCCCACCCCCCACCAACACCTCTACAGAAAGATCAAAGGACTTTGAGTCCACAACAAACCAACACAGCCCTCCACTTGCCAACATACCTTCAACTCCTACATCTTCTCCCTTTGAGGGGGGAGTGCCTTTACCACCTACAATTCCTACTTTTGGCTATAATCTAGCCGCAGCTTGGGAGAAGTTGCTGAGAGGCGGAAATTTCTATTGACAACAAAATGAATTGTGGAAATGGTTTCCCATGAGAGGAAATGTCGTGAAGAAATTCCATTAGACTATTTGCAGTCTGTGATCACCATGAAACTTACTGCATTCTTAATGTAGTTTTGTGGGCGGAAGTTACAAAATGAGAAAGTAATTTCATATTCTCCCTTTTATTGGATCAAACCTTTTTTCCAAGTCTAGAAAATTGCATAGGGAATGGGGATCCCAGTTGGATTTAATAGGTTATGAGCATGGTGTTTccagaaagaaataataaataaaacaaggaCATTTGGACTGGGAGAGCAAGCCTGAAAACAACACCAATTTCACAAGGTTTAGAGGTGGGGTGTTTGGCTCTCCTTAGATATGGGAAGGATAGAGAAGAGGAGAGAGGCTGGAATTGTATAAAGGATTTAGAGGATTGGGTTTATTTGGTAATTTGTAAAGCAGCAGAAGGTCTTTGTTTCAGGAAGTGGCAAGGGAGAGTGGAATTGGCAGCAGTAGGTAAATGAAGTTTGAATTTATCCAAGGATTCAATAAGATTGCAAAAAGCAGTTTCAGTTTCCAAGCATGAAAGGCAATCTGAGGTCTTTATGACTTTCTCTAGGTTAGGGTGATGTTTTTGTATCAGGTTgtggttttttgtttctctttcccTTTTGATTGCCTTCTGGTGCTATTTGTATGCTATGTGTGTACTTTGTGTGCTTTTTCCAAACACTTTCAATATATTTGCTTGGTTTAcctatcaacaaaaaaaaaagaaaaaaaaaaagcccaccAAATTTCACAgtaaaagaggaagaagaaatgaGGAAACACAGCTTAGCTGAGGAAAATGCAAATAAATGGTAGAAGTCAGATTTATGGTAGCTGAAATACAAAGAAGAAAAGGCCTTGTGCCAGACCCATAAATGAACATATAGGTGACTGACAAAATTGTAACAGTTTCCGGTAGTTTCTCAAACTGATAGCTCAGATCAGGTCCATGATTCTACATGTGTTTTCTCTCATAGTTAGAAGGGAATGGTGGCCTTTATGCCAAACATCTTCTTACtgcacacacaaaaaaaaaaacaaaaaacacctcACTgccctttattattattagtaagattatattaaattatatatttatataattttaattattaaaattttactttaaatataattttatgacTGTTGATACTAATTTGATATAATTGCTTAACTAATCATCCCATTAATTCGATGTTTAGACGATAATTGGAATTCTAGggtataaaattaataaataataaccTGATTGAGTGTGTAGGTGTACGGTAGGTGATGACTTCTTGTCCTTGTTAATCAATCTTATTTGAGTGTGTGTGCCTAACTCATAGAAGTGCTGCTTTTTGGCCTACCAGTCGATAATGAGTTGTTTCATTTGACAATTGTAATAATCCTTTGATTGCCAATGCAGTTATGGAATATTAATGACCTGTTATTTGTATGTGACTAAATTATTGCTTGACCAGCTGTCGTTTCAAATGGAACATGGTCCCATTTGATCCCCTTCTTTCCCTTCTACTCTTTtttaactctctctctctctctctctcatctttAATGATGTGGGATGTCCACTTGATACAGTTTATGACTGATAATTATATGACGTTTAATAGGTCTTTAATCTTGTGATCTCGTTTCATTTTATCTTAGATCCTTGAACATCCATTCTGATAGTTATTGCCATCTCTTGTAGCTCATGCTGGGACAAACAAAGCTGCTTCTAGCAGCACCTCTTTAAACACAAGGAAGCTTGATGAAGAAACGGAGAATCTTGCTCGTGAGTATATCTTGGTTTTTGCTTTAATAAATTGCCTGGAACTATATTGGTGTTTCCTTTGACTtatggaaatataaaaattcattttttattttactttcccacaaaaaattagaattttattttcctaagcTAATCTAAAGTTGAAGATTTTTCTCTGAAACTTCCTGAGCAACCATTCTTTGTGGGAAAGAGATGCCAACATTTGAGCCTTTAATAAGTAGCAACTATCCTAGATACCACACTAGTTTTTAGCTTCCTTTATTGTTAGAACCACCATGACCTGAATACAAAACGATAATGATTCAATATCTCTAATTCTCAATCAAGCATCTGGTTAACCTTGTGTTCTAGGGCTTGTGGCACCTTCAATATTCCTGTTGTCTGTCGTCTGAGCTTCTTGCTCTGGTGAAGAATAGATTGGAAAAAGTGGAACCTCCCTGCTCCAAGTATGATTTAGAAATTGAGTCCTAAGCCTGTTTTCCACACAAATCCTAGGAAGTAAGGCATTCTATCCTTCTCTAATAGCTCCCAAAGATCCCAATGTCACCTGTTGTCCCACCCCAAGACACCTACTATTCGCTTCCCTAAAACTCCCCCGATGACCTTCCTTGACAACTTATCTTTTTTGCCATAGTAAAACTCTATACCCATTTACATAACAAGGCCTTGTTTAGGACCAATTAAAGTAGGATATTGaaactatattttttcttaGCAAAACATTGGCCACATGCTACTTCCTGCCATAATTCCCTCATCTAAATGGGCAACCCAAAACTAGTCCAATTATAAACAAACTGGATCCAAGTTTAGCTCCTTAACCTTGCCAACCAAAATGAAACCTGATTAaggttaattattttttgatatgttgttaatatcattttattatttttagcaatttaaaattttaaaaatttcaccTTAGCTCATTGTACATGGTTGACCTTAGGTGGGAACTAATTTACTATTTACAAAAACCTGAATAATAAAATGGTTTTGAGTTTAGCTTACCTAACCTACCATAGAGGGGCAAAATTTATCCACTCATTCTTGCCATGTGTCAATGAATGGTCAATCTTGGATTGACAAGTGTGCCGAGTGGTGAAGTAAAAAATTTGCCATGTGTCGAACAATTTATAATGTAAAACACATGTGACAAATAAAAATGCCATGTGGTAAGATGATGTCACATATCAATAAACACATGACCAGCTTCTCTTTAGCCTCACCCATCCAGttgtttaaagaaaaattgaaaatttatataaaaatgctCATTTCCCTCCTCTCTTagccttaatacttaaaaaaaaaaaaaatctatttcatatttatttagtaTAATGTGGGGGTAAAAACTGGTGAAAAGTATAGGTATCAAAAGCAGGATGAATGCATGTCATACTGTGCTGACATGGGTAGTTGGGGTGAATTTGAAGAGATTCTTTGTATCATAGTAGGCAACTAAATTGTGATAGAATGAGTCATTTGGGGTTACGAGTAGGTTCTTATGAGTAGTTAATCATTTTTCAGTTTTACTGCTTTATTATgctatatttttattgttttaggtcTGGAATTTAGAATAGAATGATCTTGGGTAGGTTGTctggttttagggttttagcTTCCCTATATAAAGGTTTAAAATCCTTATGGGTtggttttaaaatgtattttggaGAGAGCATGGCTGAAACTAGAagtattaaattcttttttttggttgggTTTTTAAGTGTGGAGATTCTACACATTCTTTCCTATGTTGGTGCCCTTCAACAAGCACATTGTGtgaattttttcattcataacCCCTGATTATTTGTGAGGAGAactatgaataaataaatgaataaatctGATATGCTTTCTGAGTAAAAATATGCATAGTAGGTAATAGTACAACACAACCACTAGATCTTCCCATACTGAGTAATATCAGTACCATGGGGTGCATGAATCTtcaatattttactaaatttgTCCTAATTTGGTATTGAATGTTGATGAGCATGGAGCTCATAAGCTACGCTTTCTACAGAGTGTTCAAATAATGAGGTATAATTTCACAAACTGGCTTTTCTGTGCATGATGGTCTGACATTTTTCTAGATTTTGCCCATTTGGTACTGAATATTGGTGATCATGCCACTAAATATTTTGTGCTGTCTACTCAATTTCAGGTACTTGGTTACATTTATGGAAttgtttcttcctttttgtCCCTCAACATTTGGTTTAATATACTGTCCTTGAAGATTATATGTTTTTGCTTCTTCCTTGTGAAGTGTTCAATTTTCAGATGGTTCTGCAGATCTCTTGCTTTTTGTTTGTTGCacaattatttttgttggaaaaatatttctttcacATGTATTTACATATTTGACATTGTAGTTATGGATCATCTAATTTTTGCGTGCAGATGATCGAGTACCAACTGAGCTGAAGAAAAGTATCATGCAAGCTCGAATGGACAAGAAACTTACCCAGTCTCAACTTGCTCAGATGGTAAATCTTTCTCCCTTACCCAATATGTATCCTCTCCATTGCACTCGTATAGAACTGCATAATGAAATGGAGCTTGTTTGCAGATGATCAATGAGAAACCTCAAATAATTCAAGAGTATGAATCTGGTAAAGCTATTCCAAATCAACAGATAATTGTCAAGTTGGAGAGGGCTCTTGGAGTGAAACTTCGAGGAAAGAAATAATGAAACCATGGTGGACACAACAGAGGACAAAAATTGTCTGGAAGTCATCATGTTTGGAACTCTTGTTATATAGTCTGTGTTGTGAAGGGTTGAAGAGGAGTTTGTCGTATGCAACAACTTAGGTGTCTTGTTGACCTGAAAAAATGAAACCTGTGTGCATTTCTAGTCAGTTACTGTTTCATGAGTCCGTCTGCTTTATGAATTAACCCTATACTATTCAATAATGATGTGGGTGTTGCTTCACAATATTAGCTATTCTTGCCCCTATTGGGCCTCGAGCCAATGGCTTATACCGGaatggggattttttttaaaaaatatgattaaaaaaataattgtaaaataaatataaaaatctgATATTTTTGGCAATATTTCTAAAAGTTATCGGTTTATAGTTTATTAATTAGATCGGTGGAATCGTAGTTGAATTAGTGATGTCatgaatatataatttatgtattattaaaattaaaaattattatataaaaaataataatgtttagtttcaaattagaaattagaaattttatttttaaataaaaaaattattttaaaatcagacatttatttaaaatatgaggaataatatttaaaaaattttatttaaattaaaatcataaagttaaaaaaataaaaaatatgaaataaaagagataaactaataaaataaataaaaataaaaaacataaataaaatctGGAAATAATTGTAAAGCTCCTGGACGAAACGGACATGAGTCCAATCTGGTTCAGGTCCTccttaatttcaatttgaaacCCTAACACTAGTTAGAAGGTAAGAATTTTAAAGCCGAAAAGCATCTACCATATTTATATTTCTGGTCTTATGTTTCTAATTTTCCGGTATTTAGCTGATTCCAGAAAACCCTAACAGTCAATTGAACATGGACATCTTGTCCAAATTCGAATTGGACCATTTTATAGCCCTGAAAAAGCTAACAATACTTGGACGTAACATTCTTCCAGCTCCAAGACAAATGGATTTGCCAACCACTCACACTTGTTGTCTACAACAATTGCTCGAAATCGACACACTCCCCAAGATTTTGTTCAGTGGGTATTGTGATATGATTTGATAAAGTTTTTCTATTTACATTCCAATTAgtacaataatatttatatttatttataaatataaaaattcaagagaaaatgattaaaaatggtGGCTCCTGCTTGATGGGGACTTGAAAGGTGGTCACACATTTTGATAAGTCACCTTGTAGGGTTGTAAGTAAGTAATGGGCAGGCAACATGCCAAGAGTGACTTTCAACCAccctaaatgaaaattttcaggtGAAGTGGTAATCTCAGGCCAAAGAAGGTGTAATTGTATTTAAGGATGGCAATGAGTGGAGTTCGGTAGGGATCAAATtccatttctttatatttattctcaccctcattaaaaaaaaacattaaaaatggtAGGATAGGATCGGTGTAAGAAATTTTCATACCCATATTTTGcgttatttaattgtttttatttatttatttatatatattttttatttttagcattttaaattttagaagaagatagatataatttataaataaataaatattataatatttaacttttttttttttatgaaaagtaatattttatatatgttgaacaaaataaaaaataaaaaaattgaattaaattaatttttttttatttaagacaTTATATAGCATGACAAGATAAAGTCATATCTAAATCCACcttaaaattatcttaaattttaagaaaatcctCAAACTTATCAAATGTTTTAAACCTGTTAATCTTTATCCCAAACTTATCCCATTAAGACAGCATACCTAAAAACACCTATTTCACTaccaattctaaaaaaatttaacaagaAATCTAATTCTATCATgcttttggatttattttttgagcTAACAGATCAACTATTACCATTTTAATTGACTCCGAAGGCAAAGTGAAACTCACATAACACTCCAAATTTATTGTCTTtgatttgagaattattttatttggttggGTAGATAGAAGGTATTTAACTATTTATAATCAtacaatatttgattttttatttatttaaagaaaattggtTTAGGACTTGGAATTTCTAAGACTATCTATTCATCAATAGTCTTAATTTCTAAGTCATAATTTCAACTAGTCaagaataataatttctaatttttatttattaattttgtttttttaccttaaaattatttatcaacaTACCCAATAATAATTGGCTACTATTCTTACACAAATGTTACAGGAACATTCCGGCCTTTAATAGATCAGGAACTGCCATGCTTGGCCTTGCTCCAAGCCTCCCAACACATGGAGGATTGAGGTTGTTTAAGCCCATTTTGTAAATTGTTCTCTACAACTGAAATGAGATGAGAGATGAtggttttaatttcatttcaatgTATTGACTTcatcttataaaaaattagtaagagTGTGTTCAAcggtattttcataaaattatttttaagaaaaatatattttttaaaagtgttttttttttaaagaattatctataaaatgtattttcagtgaataatataaatgatttaaaattttttttaaagtatttttaaaattttattaaataactgacttattttaaaaatattttttaaattagaagtgtttcttaaaattattgtaaaaaaattctCCAGTGTTGAATTCCCATTACttatatataatgaaataagttttttttgattttttttcataatcctTTTAAGAGGGTTTGttttaacataatatttagagtgtttgacaatatttttatttaaaagtgtttttaacgaAAGTATCTTCTCTGAAAGTGTACTAATTAGAAAACAATACAAAGTGATTTtccaatatataatttttttagacttttaaaaatgtttttttttttttttaaatttggcaaataccaaattttttctttttaaaaacatttttttaaggctaaaaacactttctagaatTATTGTCAAAGGAACTCTATAAGAATGCATTTAGTAGTGTTtctatttaaagtatttttaataaaaatgtttttttctacGAGTGTTTTTAAGCAAATTATCTATTaaacatttatttataaaattctgtaagttctttttcaacattacatgtgatttttcaaaatttttgaaagtgtttcGTAAATTTTGTCAAgtacataattttttagaattcaaaGAATCACTCCccaacatatttttaatatttgtttatagATATTtgtttacataaaaaaattagtggtttaattaccactaatttggttttcaaaaaaaaaaaaaaagtacactATGGATATCCTCTTATCGATAAGTTTCCCTAATCTTcaactataaaaaggataataataataacaaaattgttattattattattattatcttgttggtaaaacctcgagaagaaaatttgttaaaacCAAGGgactaaatcccttgaattaagcaactaaaattcgggaatttgaaactcaaattcCCTCTCTTTACCCATAGTGtcttctatatataaaaaaattcaaaaaattcaaaaaaataagaaaaatccagaaagaaaaattttaaggagaaaatccaaaggtaaCTTCGTACGGGAAAAATGACTTCACAATAAAAGAAAcggcaaacaaaagaaacggcaAACGGCAAAAGAACTGCTACACGTGTTTTTCGCAATTCAATAAGGTCATTCGGGAATAAGCCACTTGTGACATTCGATTgatctttgaaatcaagaaaacgtcatcATCGTCTTCCAAAGTGTGATGAAGGCAAAAAATCAAAGGggaaatattcttttgaaaaagaatattatttttgagattgtacccacaatatttttaatttcagtaaatattttgttcgcattatttttctatttgtttttctaattttataggaccaaaattatgaaattaaaaaaaaagatatttactaaatttacaaatttcgtaaatttggtcttatagaaaaataatgcgaacaaaatatttattgaaattaaaaatattgtgggtacaatcttaaaaataatattcttttgcaaaaaaatattttccttttgattttttgccttgatcac
The window above is part of the Vitis riparia cultivar Riparia Gloire de Montpellier isolate 1030 chromosome 12, EGFV_Vit.rip_1.0, whole genome shotgun sequence genome. Proteins encoded here:
- the LOC117927002 gene encoding multiprotein-bridging factor 1a; translated protein: MAGVGPLTQDWEPVVIRKKPLNAAAKKDEKAVNAARRSGAEIETLRKSHAGTNKAASSSTSLNTRKLDEETENLAHDRVPTELKKSIMQARMDKKLTQSQLAQMINEKPQIIQEYESGKAIPNQQIIVKLERALGVKLRGKK